The segment GTCAGGGCTGGGGGTCGTTGAGCCATATTGAATAGGAAGCGCAATGAAACGCGTCACATTTGTGGTGGCGTCGGTCAGGTAGGTAGGGCCGGTTACTGTGCCAGGAAATGCGTTAGCGAGGTCAATTGCGGTGCAGAAACGAGAAGAAGTTGAATTGTTATAGGTGCCTGCAAGAATGAACTCTGCCAAACGGTATTTCCCCGCGCCCACTTCCACCACACAGTATGCACGCTGCTCCACTGCCGAGGATGCAGCCCCAGCGGTGGTTGGCACGATACTGGTGAAGACAAGGATATTGCCTGTCGTGGCAGCCGTATTAGCATTGAGGATAACTACCGGCGCGGTCTTGGACGACTGGGCAAAGGCACGGCCAATAATATCAAGTGACTGCTTAATCTGAACTGCAGCACCGTTGCTTTGATCCGTCTGCTGGTACATCCCCACCGTTGAGGAAAATATGACCACGGAGTAACCTGCCACCACTACGAGAAGCAGGGCGGTGATAAGAAGTTCAATGAGGGTAAAGGCTTTGCGTTTCATGGTTATGGCGCTGGCTCCACGGTATTTGGGTCAACGCTACATGGCACTGGAAGAGTAGGACAGACACCGCCACCTCCACCACCTCCGCCGCCCGGCGGCGGGACAGCCAGGCCAGTGCCTGGGACGTGGTTAGTGAGAACGAGTGTCTGGGAAACGGCTTCACCCTTCCGATCCACGCCACCCAAGATAGGCCACACGGCAACCGTGAGGGAGTATCCAGTGTACGAGGTGGAAGTAGCAATAGAGATAGTGCGTCGGTAGAAATCCCAGTCTTTCTGGTGGTTCAAGTCACTGGCAAAGTAAGTGGTGGTATTTGTCCCCGTGGTAGGTAGGTAGGTAAAATCGTACACCTGGGGTTCTACGATAAAATTCTGCAGCGCAGATGGAACACCCTTGCGAACGGCTATCACCTCACCCTCACTTACATTAAGGGCGCTACTCATGGTGTAGGAGGCATTTGTGGGACCGGCTGGGCTCACCAAACCTGCACAACCCGGATTACCAGAAGCGCACCAAAGGAGGTGGATAGGATGGGTAGTAGTAATTGAAGCCTGGGAGCCAGGGCGGGTACGGTACGGTGCGATGCGCACAGGCGAGGCCGTTAGGGTCACGGGCAAGAATGCGTCACTGAGCGGTTGGGCGGGCGTAGCGCTCCGCAAGGCGTTGTGCGTCAGGGTAATCATGTCCACGGCATCTTGTACCAACGCTTCTTGCTGGGTACGCATTTCCGTAACAGCAGCGTTTCGCTGTACTGCGCGGTTTGCACTCACTGCCGCACCCATAACCACCACGGCAAGTGCCAAAGCAATGACCGTTTCCAGAAGGGTGAAGGCGGGCCGCTTTAACATGATGTCTCCGGTAACTCTTGAAACTTAACAGGCAGCCCTAAGTTGGTCATGGAGATGACACCGCATGCATCAATAGATTGGCTATTGATCTGAATGGTAGTAGTCCCCTCAGGCAGGGTGAACCCGCGGCCCAATGGCACATAGGTAGCACCTGGGGCATCCGGCTGCTTGATAGCGATACCCGCTGAAGACAGCCCCACCGGCATCCCGTTTTCCAAGGCACCAAATACTACCCGCACAATGGCGTTCGTTTTGAGGATGCTGTTATCTGCACGGAAAGGTTGTCCGGAGACACCTTCCGCCGGAACACCAGCAAGTAACTCTGAGACCAAGAGCTCGGTGCCGTCACTGGCCTGGATAGCAGCATAGGGTTCAACGATGCACTCCACTTTGGGTGTCCCTGGGTAACTGGTTATGGTTGCGCGGGTAAACCTTGGGACATTGGCCGTAGAGCCTGCCCTTACCTGGTGACTTGCACGCTGAAGGCAATTGGCAATCTGCTGGCCCCCGCTGCGGAATTCTTGGAGTTGAAGATACCCGCTGTACCGGGAAACTGCAGCCATACCAATAATGGCTGCCACAGCAACGGCAATGCTCAACTCGATAATGGTAAAAGCACGTACCCCTTTCATATACCCATAGTATACCACTGAATAATGGCCTGCCCCCAGACCAAGGCAATAAGGCCACCCATAGCCAAGTAAGGCCCAAAAGGCATGGCCACGTCGTCTGTCCTACCCAAACGGGCCAAAATTATTACCCCCACCACCGCCCCCAGTAGTACCGCCGCAAAGAGCGCTGGGAAAATAGCGGGGTAACCAACTAACGCACCTACGGCCGCGACAATCCAGGCATCCCCCTCCCCCATACCCAGCTTTCCCGTAAGCAATTTCCACCCATATGTCAGAAAGAGGATAATTCCCACACCCACTGCAGCACCTAGGGCCACCTGGGTAAGTGTCATCTTTCCTGAAAGGACATTCGAAAGAGCAGCCACAACCATAGCAAAGATGGTGTACTCCGGCCTGATTTCCATTGTGCGGAAGTCCGTCCCACTTAAGACAAAGAACGTGGCAAGGACAATGAACACCCCTGCAGCCAACACCCAACTGCCATTGAGAAAATAGCCGTACCACAGGGCGAAAACAGCCAGAGCAGCAACTACTAACTCACCTAGCGGATACTGCCAGCTCAGAGCCTTCTTACACTTCCGGCAGCGGCCGCCTTGCATGACAAAACTCAAGAGAGGGATGAGCTCATACCAGGAAAGTTCATGCCCACAGTGCATACAAGCAGAGCGCCCGGTGAGGATGGTACTTCGCCTGCTATCGCGTAGAATGACTACGTTAAGGAAGGAGCCAATGACTGCTCCCAGCACCGCTGCGGCAATTACAAAAAAAGAATCTGGCATACTCCCTTTATTCTACGGTATAGTTTGGGGAGAACCTACCCTACGCACATGGCACAAGCAATTCCCCTCTCAGTAACGAAAATCCGTAAGACGTTTGGCACATTCACCGCAGTAAAGGATATGTCTTTTACGGTAAAGCCCGGTGAAGTGGTGGGCATCATTGGCCCGAACGGTGCGGGCAAGAGCACTACCATCAAAATGATTTTGGGATTACTGGAACCCGACTCCGGTACCATCTCCCTTTTTGGCAGTACTGCCGATGACGTGGCAGTGCGCCGCCGTATTGGCTACATGCCGGAGACCCCTTCTTTCTACAGCAAGCTGACTGGCCGGGAGCTCCTTGTCTATGTGGGCGAGCTTTTCCAACTGCCCCGCCCCATCATCCTGGAACGTACCGATGAACTACTAGCACTGGTCGGCCTCAAGGATGCGGCAGACCGCCAAGTTGGCGGGTACTCAAAAGGGATGACCCAGCGCATCTGCCTTGCCCAAGCCCTTATGAATGAACCGGAGCTCATCTTCCTCGACGAGCCCATGGACGGCCTGGACCCTATTGGGCGGATCCGTATGCGGGAGATTCTTCTCGCCATCAAGAAGCGGGGTGCCGCCATTGTCTTTAACTCCCACGTCCTAAGCGACGTAGAGCTTATGAGTGACCGGGTTGCCGTGATGGACAAAGGAGAGCTTAAGGCTTTTGACACGGTGAAGAAGCTCATTCCCAAAGGCAAAACCCTTGAAGATGTATTTGTCAGCCTCGTGGAGGTGAACGATGAAGCGTAAGACAACCCCTACCATGGCCGGAACCAGCCTCTTCTCCCCTATTTGGGTCATTGCAAAAAACACCTACCGAGAGCTCATCCGTGAGCGCTTGCTGTATGGCGTATTCCTCATTGCGGCACTCGTCACTGCTTTAAGCTTTTTCCTTAGTACGGTGTCTTTGGGTCAAAACGCCCGCATCCTCCATAACATTGGACTGGCCACCATCCATCTCTTTACGCTGTTCATCCTCATCTTTGTCACCACCAACTCCATTACGAAAGATTTGGACAAGCGGACGGTCTACTTCCTGTTCCCCAAGCCCATTACCCGCGGCCAGTACGTGCTCGGCAAGTACGTGGGCCTCATCTTCCTCCTTCTTACTACGCTAGTCATTCTAGGTGGACTCTTCCTTATGGGGGTGTTCTTTACGGAAAAAAGCCTTGTCCTTCCTGCGGTCACCAACTTGGCATTTTCCTTTTTGGAAATCTCCCTCCTCATTGCCCTGGCCCAACTTTTTGCCAGCTTCACCGCTCCCCTTAATGCTTCGCTCTACAGCATTGCCCTTTACATTATTGGGCATTCCCTCACCCTGCTGCGCGACTTCCTAGCGGAGCAAGGCAGTGCCTTGGTTAGTGTGATTAACGCCTGCTACTACATACTTCCCAACTTAGAAAAATTTGATATCCGTGCCGCTACCCTCTACGGGATTCCATTGGGATCGTCACAGGTAATGTGGACCATTGGGTACTGGGCGGTATATACCGGCTTGGCACTTTTCCTCACCACCCAGGTTATCCGTAAGCGTGAATTTTAAGTGAAACAAACCCGGGTCACAACGTGGGCCATCGCGCTCTTGGCGCTCACTTCCCTGGCCTCTGCACAGGGTATGTCTGATACGGCATCCGCCGGTTACAAAAAGGAAAAGAAGAAAGCAGCCATCCTCTTGGCAGAACCTGCCCTTCCCTCACTCACCTCCCTCAAAGCACTTAGCATCAACCAACGCGGGGCCATGGCAGACCTTTTGTGGCTGAAGAGCATCCAGTACTTTGGCCAAGGGAACCCCTACGGCCAGTACCCGTCGCTAGGCGCAGTGGTGAATACCATTACAGAGTTAGACCCCAAGTTCTCTTACGCGTATGAGTTTGGCATGGTGGTACTTCCGTTTATGGGACAGACGCCCATTGCGGTCACCATGGGAGAGCGGGCACAAACCGCAATCCCTAACGATGGGCTTCTCACGTTTTACCTGGCCTCCGTTTATCATCTGAATGTGAAAGATTACAAAAAGGCAGGCGCACTTTACGATAAGGCTTCACGTGAGCCAGGCGCCCCCCTCGCCTCGCGCGAGCTGGCAGGCGTAGCCTTAGCCTCCGTCGATGATTCGCTTTCCGACCGCTTGGCTGCCCAGGCTTTTTGGAAAGCTGTATTTGAGAATGCCAAGGATGAATCTGAAAAAGAGCGCGCTGCGCGCTGGTATGCCCACCTGGAAGTGGTCTACGACCTGGAACAATTTGCCGAGCAATACAAGCAGGACAAAGGCGCATACCCACAGAACCTGGAGGAACTAAAAAACGCCGGCTATATTGCGGCGGTTCCCGAGTCCCCTATTGGGCGATTCCTCATTCTTAACCCTGAAACGGGACGCATCGACTTCAGTAAGAGCAGGTCCGGGTTCTAATCGTTTTGTACACGGTACCCGTCCACCACCCAAACGGAACCACCGTTCCATCCTTTTTTATTCTCTTTGTTCTCAAAGGTGCCAAAGAGCGTAAAGGCCTTGGCGCTATTGGCTGACTGGTACTTATAAATGTTGCTTCCCGTATTCAAAGGGTCAACCGGCATCTCACGGATGTAATTGGGCTCCAGCGCAAGGGAGAGCGCGTCGGTAGAGCCATCCACCGTAACGGCAGAAGGCGCACTGACATACACTTGCGGTGTTTGCGCTGCGTAATACGTAGAGAGCACGACCTTGATTTGGTTAAGGTCGTTAATCCGCTGCGCATCACGCGCCCTGGTACGGACCCCGCTGTATGAAACCGAGGCAATAGCCGCAAGTATGCCGATGATCGCCACGGTGATCATCAGCTCTACAAGGGTAAAGGCGGGTTTACGCATGGGGTTGCTGCCTACCCCTAGCTGCAGGGGTTGGTCTGCGGCAAAGCAGCGGTGCCAGTTACATAATCAACTGTTACCGTACCGGCCGGTTTAGAGGTAGAAATGCCATCCTTAATATAGAACGCACCGTCAGGAGCGGTAATGGAGTCTGTTACCGATGTACCCACGCAATAGTTCTGAGAGGTCACCTGTGAAGCTATGAACGGTACCGTAGGAGGAGCGGCAGGAGCAATAACAACAGATGAAGCGTACCCATAGGTATGGGCGAATGAAGGAGTCTTAGAGATTCGGACGGGATAAGCACCCGTGGCTGAGTTAAAATAACTAGCCCAACCGCCGCAGGTCGCATTTTGAGTGTACACACCCACGGTACATGTAGCACCAGCACCTGTACCGTTAATGCGGGTCAGCGGCACGTTGGTAGTGGTAGCGCGGCTGTTAGCAGCACGCTCTACGGCAACCGTAGTAGTTACCATCCATGACTCAATCCCCTTTCCCATTTGGGAGATGTCTGACTTTGCAGCGGCGTTCCTACTCTTGGCTTGCGCGCCAGACAGCTGCGTAATGATAAGCGTGGCGAGAATACCAATAATAGCGATAACAAGAAGAAGCTCAATAAGGGTAAAGCCGCGCTTGAATGACATAGGGAATCTCTTACTCATATTGCCTAACTAGTATATACCAACTCCCCCCGTTAAACCAAAAGCCCGGGCAATGCCCGGGCTTTTCCCTAAACAATCAAACTAGGCACAAGGAGTGGCAGCGTTGTCGTAGGTAATGGTAGTTGTACCATTGGCCTTACTGGCAGACACACCATCCATGACGAAGAATGCGCCGTCAGGGGCAGCTGTACTGGTAGTTACGGTAGTACCTACACAGTAGTTAGTAGCGGTGGCAGTACCAAATGAAGCATCTGCGTCACCAGCGGTAACTGCGTTTGTCTGGTATGTGTACACGTGGCTCACAGAAGGGTTCTTGCTAATGCGCACTGGGAAGCCAGTACTAGCAGTGTTGAAAAGCGTTGTCCAACCCTCAGCGGCAGTAACGGTACCGTTTGCTGCAGTGGATAGGTTAGTAGCACCATCAGCAGTACTGCTGTTTGGAACC is part of the Verrucomicrobiia bacterium genome and harbors:
- a CDS encoding prepilin-type N-terminal cleavage/methylation domain-containing protein; this translates as MRIQRGFTLIELLVVIAIIGILATLVITQLSGAQSRARNSNAKSDISQAGKAVETWKTTNNTELVPNSSTADGATNLSTAANGTVTAAEGWTTLFNTASTGFPVRISKNPSVSHVYTYQTNAVTAGDADASFGTATATNYCVGTTVTTSTAAPDGAFFVMDGVSASKANGTTTITYDNAATPCA
- a CDS encoding ABC transporter permease subunit, with the protein product MKRKTTPTMAGTSLFSPIWVIAKNTYRELIRERLLYGVFLIAALVTALSFFLSTVSLGQNARILHNIGLATIHLFTLFILIFVTTNSITKDLDKRTVYFLFPKPITRGQYVLGKYVGLIFLLLTTLVILGGLFLMGVFFTEKSLVLPAVTNLAFSFLEISLLIALAQLFASFTAPLNASLYSIALYIIGHSLTLLRDFLAEQGSALVSVINACYYILPNLEKFDIRAATLYGIPLGSSQVMWTIGYWAVYTGLALFLTTQVIRKREF
- a CDS encoding prepilin peptidase, whose amino-acid sequence is MPDSFFVIAAAVLGAVIGSFLNVVILRDSRRSTILTGRSACMHCGHELSWYELIPLLSFVMQGGRCRKCKKALSWQYPLGELVVAALAVFALWYGYFLNGSWVLAAGVFIVLATFFVLSGTDFRTMEIRPEYTIFAMVVAALSNVLSGKMTLTQVALGAAVGVGIILFLTYGWKLLTGKLGMGEGDAWIVAAVGALVGYPAIFPALFAAVLLGAVVGVIILARLGRTDDVAMPFGPYLAMGGLIALVWGQAIIQWYTMGI
- a CDS encoding ABC transporter ATP-binding protein: MAQAIPLSVTKIRKTFGTFTAVKDMSFTVKPGEVVGIIGPNGAGKSTTIKMILGLLEPDSGTISLFGSTADDVAVRRRIGYMPETPSFYSKLTGRELLVYVGELFQLPRPIILERTDELLALVGLKDAADRQVGGYSKGMTQRICLAQALMNEPELIFLDEPMDGLDPIGRIRMREILLAIKKRGAAIVFNSHVLSDVELMSDRVAVMDKGELKAFDTVKKLIPKGKTLEDVFVSLVEVNDEA
- a CDS encoding type II secretion system protein, yielding MSKRFPMSFKRGFTLIELLLVIAIIGILATLIITQLSGAQAKSRNAAAKSDISQMGKGIESWMVTTTVAVERAANSRATTTNVPLTRINGTGAGATCTVGVYTQNATCGGWASYFNSATGAYPVRISKTPSFAHTYGYASSVVIAPAAPPTVPFIASQVTSQNYCVGTSVTDSITAPDGAFYIKDGISTSKPAGTVTVDYVTGTAALPQTNPCS
- a CDS encoding prepilin-type N-terminal cleavage/methylation domain-containing protein yields the protein MRKPAFTLVELMITVAIIGILAAIASVSYSGVRTRARDAQRINDLNQIKVVLSTYYAAQTPQVYVSAPSAVTVDGSTDALSLALEPNYIREMPVDPLNTGSNIYKYQSANSAKAFTLFGTFENKENKKGWNGGSVWVVDGYRVQND
- a CDS encoding prepilin-type N-terminal cleavage/methylation domain-containing protein — its product is MKRKAFTLIELLITALLLVVVAGYSVVIFSSTVGMYQQTDQSNGAAVQIKQSLDIIGRAFAQSSKTAPVVILNANTAATTGNILVFTSIVPTTAGAASSAVEQRAYCVVEVGAGKYRLAEFILAGTYNNSTSSRFCTAIDLANAFPGTVTGPTYLTDATTNVTRFIALPIQYGSTTPSPDPSGIRLTMTSMYDPAISDSTFTERADTIKTLPLTVERTAYRNLPNNTVPFSGL
- a CDS encoding prepilin-type N-terminal cleavage/methylation domain-containing protein, with the translated sequence MKGVRAFTIIELSIAVAVAAIIGMAAVSRYSGYLQLQEFRSGGQQIANCLQRASHQVRAGSTANVPRFTRATITSYPGTPKVECIVEPYAAIQASDGTELLVSELLAGVPAEGVSGQPFRADNSILKTNAIVRVVFGALENGMPVGLSSAGIAIKQPDAPGATYVPLGRGFTLPEGTTTIQINSQSIDACGVISMTNLGLPVKFQELPETSC